The Magnolia sinica isolate HGM2019 chromosome 9, MsV1, whole genome shotgun sequence genome contains a region encoding:
- the LOC131255693 gene encoding uncharacterized protein LOC131255693 yields MLKRLPFFSLSFVHIPFMSSSISSLSSSCRGTLFSLPASKPPRPKKIPFTFSAHRKTWEDPYRWMSNTNDPDLSDYLNKENSYAEAFMADTSDLRRGLFQEMKSRMPPKICTPPERWGPWLYYQYIPEGKEYPVLCRRLGSDDGLARKLFCYLRGFGKEEVLLDWNEIAEQFGYVHIGTCRVSPDHKFLAYTLDTTGGELFSVQIKDLTTGRVLPKSGVEGVVSLAWAKDSSNLLYTVSDDTQRPYRVLCTKLGSDTTDYLLYTEKDLGCCVDITSTKDGKFITVNSNSRTSSEVYVIDATKPQDELQCVRKRVPGVQYFLEHHHGFFYILTNAPLEGTYPVAGDYHLVRCSAEKLPVAKWQDIILPGQDVIFEDMDVFNGHLVLFLQRKGSPMICSVNMPIAVDFVQPMNVEDLNPWFFPLPAGSCSIVPGSNHDFMTNIYRVVVSSLVVPDMVVDYDMLKQTFTVVHQEEVVGATSNIGRTDLSDMQTHHNKHENTERFQSWSNLSEAFACERREVPSHDGIKIPLTILYSRKIQQNGQSPGLLHGYGAYGEVLDKSWHADLISLLDRGWVVAYADVRGGGGGGMSWHHAGTGSRKLNSIHDFIACGTYLINEGYIHESQLCAIGHSAGGLLVGAAINKYPYLFHAAILKVPFLDICNTLLDPSLPLTILDYEEFGDPRNQAEFESIRSYSPCDNIPAGVCYPSMLVTASFHDSRVGVWEAAKWVAKVREITCPSCSRSLILKTNMSGGHFGEGGCFRQCEEVAFEYAFLIKSIGMLNGKQDEAS; encoded by the exons ATGTTGAAAAGACTACcatttttctccctttctttcgtTCATATTCCATTCATGTCTTCCTCCATTTCCTCTCTATCTTCTTCCTGCAGAGGAACTCTATTCTCTCTCCCAGCTTCAAAACCACCTCGCCCGAAGAAAATACCCTTCACCTTCTCTGCCCACAGGAAGACGTGGGAAGATCCCTACCGTTGGATGTCCAACACCAACGATCCAGATCTCTCGGATTACCTAAACAAGGAGAATTCCTATGCTGAGGCCTTCATGGCCGACACCAGCGATCTCCGGAGGGGATTATTTCAAGAAATGAAAAGCCGAATGCCGCCGAAAATATGTACTCCTCCAGAGCGCTGGGGACCATG GCTGTATTATCAGTATATCCCTGAGGGGAAAGAATATCCTGTTTTGTGCCGGAGATTGGGGAGTGATGATGGTTTGGCTAGAAAGCTCTTCTGTTATTTGAGAGGCTTTGGAAAGGAGGAAGTGTTGCTTGATTGGAATGAAATTGCGGAACAGTTTG GCTATGTTCATATTGGCACATGCCGTGTTTCTCCTGATCACAAATTCCTTGCATATACACTGGATACTACTGGCGGTGAATTGTTTTCTGTCCAAATTAAGGACCTTACAACTGGACGCGTTCTTCCAAAATCAGGAGTTGAAGGTGTTGTTAGCTTGGCATGGGCAAAGGATAGTAGTAATTTGTTATATACAGTTTCTGATGATACCCAACGGCCTTACAG GGTTCTCTGCACTAAACTTGGATCAGATACGACAGATTATCTGCTATACACTGAAAAGGATTTGGGTTGCTGTGTGGACATCACAAGCACAAAGGATGGCAAATTTATAACAGTTAATTCTAACTCAAGGACTTCATCTG AGGTTTATGTGATAGATGCAACCAAGCCCCAAGATGAATTGCAATGCGTGCGAAAGCGTGTGCCTGGTGTACAGTATTTCTTGGAACACCACCATGGTTTCTTCTATATTCTTACCAATGCTCCTTTGGAGGGAACATATCCTGTTGCAGGAGACTATCATTTAGTTAGATGCAGTGCGGAAAAGTTACCAGTGGCCAAGTGGCAG GATATAATTCTACCAGGTCAAGATGTCATCTTTGAAGATATGGATGTATTCAATGGGCATTTGGTGCTTTTTCTTCAGAGAAAGGGGTCTCCTATGATTTGTTCTGTTAATATGCCTATTGCTGTTGATTTCGTG CAGCCCATGAACGTTGAGGATCTCAATCCATGGTTTTTCCCGCTACCTGCAGGCTCATGTAGTATCGTTCCAGGTTCAAATCATGACTTCATGACCAACATTTACCGAGTGGTGGTATCATCTCTAGTG GTGCCAGATATGGTAGTTGATTATGACATGTTGAAGCAGACATTCACTGTCGTGCATCAAGAAGAGGTTGTGGGGGCCACTAGCAATATTGGACGTACGGATCTTTCAGACATGCAAACCCACCACAACAAGCATGAGAACACAGAAAGATTTCAAAGCTGGAGCAATCTTTCTGAAGCATTTGCTTGCGAAAGAAGAGAAGTTCCATCCCACGATGGCATCAAAATCCCTTTGACCATTTTGTACTCTCGAAAAATACAACAGAATGGTCAATCTCCAGGGCTTTTACATGGATATGGAGCTTATGGAGAAGTTCTAGACAAAAGCTGGCATGCAGATCTTATAAGTTTACTTGATCGGGGTTGGGTTGTAGCATATGCTGATGTCAG GGGTGGTGGAGGTGGGGGCATGTCATGGCATCATGCAGGAACTGGATCAAGGAAGCTAAATTCTATACATGATTTTATTGCATGTGGCACTTACCTGATTAATGAGGGATACATTCATGAAAGTCAGCTTTGTGCTATTGGGCATAGTGCTGGAGGTCTTCTTGTAGGTGCAGCTATCAATAAGTATCCATATCTATTCCATGCTGCCATTTTGAAG GTTCCGTTCCTTGACATCTGCAATACATTGTTGGATCCCAGTTTGCCTCTCACCATTCTGGACTACGAAGAATTTGGCGACCCCAGaaatcaagccgagtttgagtctATTCGTAGTTATTCTCCTTGCGATAATATCCCCGCAGGAGTTTGCTATCCTTCAATGCTGGTTACGGCATCATTTCATGACTCGAG GGTAGGAGTTTGGGAAGCGGCTAAGTGGGTAGCTAAAGTGCGGGAGATAACGTGTCCCAGCTGTTCTCGTTCGCTAATCCTGAAGACGAACATGAGTGGAGGACATTTTGGTGAGGGTGGATGTTTTCGGCAATGTGAGGAGGTGGCTTTTGAGTATGCCTTTTTGATCAAGTCGATAGGGATGCTTAATGGGAAACAAGATGAAGCATCCTAA